One window from the genome of Mumia sp. ZJ1417 encodes:
- a CDS encoding NADH-quinone oxidoreductase subunit D has protein sequence MSVSEPGGDQPGTPTRLTVGVGAGAAGFGHERGGGVDLGTADMVLNVGPQHPATHGVLRLRLTLDGERIVGCEPIVGYMHRGVEKLFEVRDYRQILVLANRHDWLSAFSSELGVVLAVERMLGLEVPERATWARTLLAELNRVLNHLLFLGSYPLELGAITPLFYATRERETIQEVMEEISGGRMHYMFNRVGGLKEDLPAGWLDRVTSAVGAVRGRLGQIEDMLLDNEIFAARTKGVGVLSPDLIHAYGVSGPIARASGVDFDLRRDEPYLAYAELAADKHLKVVTRTEGDSYARFSCLLDQVRVSLDLADACVARMRDLPQGPINVKLPKIVKAPEGSTYVWTENPLGINGYYLVSRGEKTPWRLKLRSASFNNIAVLPEVVRGCVVADLISILGSMFFVVGDIDK, from the coding sequence ATGTCCGTGAGCGAGCCCGGAGGCGACCAGCCCGGCACCCCGACCCGCCTCACCGTCGGCGTCGGCGCGGGTGCCGCCGGGTTCGGTCACGAGCGGGGCGGCGGCGTCGATCTCGGCACGGCCGACATGGTCCTCAACGTCGGCCCGCAGCATCCGGCGACCCACGGTGTGCTCCGGCTGCGCCTCACCCTCGACGGTGAGCGGATCGTCGGGTGCGAGCCGATCGTCGGCTACATGCACCGCGGCGTCGAGAAGCTCTTCGAGGTCCGCGACTACCGCCAGATCCTCGTGCTCGCCAACCGCCACGACTGGCTCTCGGCGTTCTCCTCCGAGCTCGGTGTGGTCCTCGCGGTCGAGCGGATGCTCGGGCTCGAGGTGCCCGAGCGCGCGACCTGGGCCCGTACGCTGCTGGCCGAGCTCAACCGCGTCCTCAACCACCTGCTCTTCCTCGGCTCCTACCCCCTCGAGCTCGGCGCGATCACGCCGCTGTTCTATGCGACCCGCGAGCGCGAGACGATCCAGGAGGTCATGGAGGAGATCTCCGGGGGCCGGATGCACTACATGTTCAACCGCGTCGGTGGGCTCAAGGAGGACCTCCCGGCCGGTTGGCTCGACCGCGTCACCTCCGCCGTCGGCGCCGTACGGGGCCGTCTCGGCCAGATCGAAGACATGCTCCTCGACAACGAGATCTTCGCGGCCCGGACCAAGGGCGTCGGCGTTCTCAGTCCCGACCTCATCCACGCGTACGGAGTCTCCGGGCCGATCGCTCGAGCGTCCGGTGTCGACTTCGACCTGCGCCGCGACGAGCCCTACCTCGCGTACGCCGAGCTGGCCGCCGACAAGCACCTGAAGGTCGTGACTCGGACCGAGGGCGACAGCTATGCGCGGTTCTCGTGCCTGCTGGACCAGGTGCGGGTCTCGCTCGATCTCGCCGATGCCTGCGTCGCGCGGATGCGCGACCTTCCGCAGGGTCCGATCAATGTGAAGCTCCCCAAGATCGTGAAGGCACCCGAGGGGTCGACGTACGTCTGGACCGAGAACCCGCTCGGCATCAACGGCTACTACCTCGTCTCGCGCGGCGAGAAGACGCCGTGGCGGCTCAAGCTGCGTTCGGCGTCGTTCAACAACATCGCGGTCCTGCCCGAGGTCGTACGAGGCTGCGTCGTGGCCGATCTGATCTCGATCCTCGGCTCGATGTTCTTCGTCGTCGGCGACATCGACAAGTAG
- a CDS encoding metallophosphoesterase: MGEVWAASDIHGHRDELEATLTAAGLFEDGHWAGGDARLWLLGDYVDRGPDGVGVIELAMRLEDEAEQAGGQVTALLGNHEILMLGMHRYGPTPVPGDNRYSFEANWFGNGGIVSDLERLDERHLDWLTTRPALGQDADQLLLHSDTTAYLLWGDAVDEINAAVRAELQMPDLDTWWEMWRRLTSRYAFAREDGVETATRMLEALGGRRIVHGHTIGALIRGGTVTPQDEPVLYADGLVLDIDGGIYLGGPCQLVRLDEPA; the protein is encoded by the coding sequence GTGGGAGAGGTCTGGGCGGCGAGCGACATCCATGGGCACCGCGACGAGCTGGAGGCAACGCTGACTGCTGCGGGCCTGTTCGAAGACGGCCACTGGGCAGGCGGTGACGCACGTCTGTGGCTCCTCGGCGACTACGTCGACCGGGGCCCGGACGGGGTCGGCGTGATCGAGCTGGCGATGCGCCTCGAGGACGAGGCGGAGCAAGCCGGCGGCCAGGTGACCGCGCTGCTCGGCAACCACGAGATCCTCATGCTCGGCATGCACCGGTACGGCCCGACACCGGTCCCGGGCGACAACCGTTACAGCTTCGAGGCGAACTGGTTCGGCAACGGCGGCATCGTGAGCGACCTCGAACGTCTCGACGAGCGTCACCTCGACTGGCTCACCACGCGCCCCGCGCTCGGCCAGGACGCCGACCAGCTCCTCCTCCACTCCGACACCACCGCCTACCTCCTGTGGGGCGATGCCGTCGACGAGATCAACGCCGCCGTCCGTGCGGAGCTGCAGATGCCCGACCTCGACACGTGGTGGGAGATGTGGCGGCGGCTGACCTCGCGCTACGCGTTCGCACGGGAGGACGGCGTCGAGACGGCGACCCGAATGCTCGAGGCGCTGGGCGGGCGCCGGATCGTGCACGGCCACACGATCGGCGCGCTCATCCGCGGAGGCACCGTGACGCCGCAGGACGAGCCCGTGCTCTACGCGGACGGGCTCGTCCTCGACATCGACGGCGGGATCTATCTCGGCGGACCGTGCCAGCTCGTCCGCCTGGACGAGCCGGCCTGA
- a CDS encoding ABC transporter substrate-binding protein produces the protein MDSTTLRRVRRAAATLACAAALIALPACGGDDPDPESGVRSKGPVTVSGQNFTEMQILAELYGQMLEDEGYDVTQKLVDTRAVYIDQLSSNKVQVVPEYLAGIGDYLNTQANGPSAKPVTSNNVEQTLDAVNTLAESVGITLLEPAAATDQNAYAVTEDFAKEHDLTTLSDLAASKVPVKLAAAQDCKDRQDCAKGLREVYGIDITEVLPLGFGSREGKDAATSGEVQLVQVATTDGALEDDGLVLLEDDKGLQPAQNLIPAVNTEFLDDNPTVATALNELSTALTTEDLAELNVKVDIDREKPADVAKEYLEDQGLLG, from the coding sequence ATGGACAGCACGACACTGCGCCGCGTCCGCCGCGCAGCAGCCACTCTCGCCTGCGCCGCCGCGCTGATCGCCCTGCCCGCCTGCGGTGGGGACGACCCCGACCCGGAGTCGGGGGTCAGGTCCAAGGGCCCGGTGACCGTGTCCGGCCAGAACTTCACAGAGATGCAGATCCTCGCCGAGCTGTACGGGCAGATGCTCGAGGACGAGGGCTACGACGTCACCCAGAAGCTCGTCGACACCCGCGCGGTCTACATAGACCAGCTCTCGAGCAACAAGGTTCAGGTCGTCCCGGAATACCTCGCCGGGATCGGCGACTACCTCAACACCCAGGCCAACGGGCCCTCGGCGAAGCCGGTGACCAGCAACAACGTCGAGCAGACCCTCGATGCGGTCAACACGCTCGCCGAGAGCGTCGGCATCACGCTGCTCGAGCCGGCCGCAGCGACCGACCAGAATGCCTACGCGGTCACGGAGGACTTCGCCAAGGAGCACGATCTGACCACGCTGTCCGACCTCGCGGCTTCCAAGGTGCCGGTCAAGCTCGCGGCGGCCCAGGACTGCAAGGACCGCCAGGACTGCGCCAAGGGGCTGCGTGAGGTCTACGGCATCGACATCACCGAGGTCCTGCCGCTCGGCTTCGGCAGCCGCGAGGGCAAGGACGCCGCGACCAGCGGTGAGGTCCAGCTCGTGCAGGTCGCGACGACCGACGGTGCTCTCGAGGACGACGGGCTGGTGCTGCTCGAGGACGACAAGGGCCTTCAGCCCGCACAGAACCTGATCCCTGCCGTCAACACGGAGTTCCTGGACGACAACCCGACGGTCGCGACCGCTCTCAACGAGCTCTCCACGGCGCTGACCACCGAGGATCTGGCCGAGCTCAACGTCAAGGTCGACATCGACCGCGAGAAGCCTGCCGACGTCGCCAAGGAGTACTTGGAGGACCAGGGCCTGCTGGGCTAG
- a CDS encoding ABC transporter permease, with product MNELGEAFAFLLDPASWTGTDGLGKQLTEQALLTVTALLVVAVVGLPLGLWLGHRGRGGTFAINVSNVGRAIPVFAVLALLSLGPVGTAVLGPYGRAGMATLIALVLFGLPPVITNAYVGVREVDPEVVEAARGTGMSEWQVFRTVELPLAARLVANGVRLAVVQLWATATIAALVAGPGLGNTITYGFSNNTYRYVIGGAILVALGALVLEGIAALVERAVDPMRRVRGSGDDGLVQTPQITTP from the coding sequence ATGAACGAGCTCGGCGAGGCGTTCGCGTTCCTCCTCGACCCGGCCAGCTGGACGGGCACCGACGGTCTTGGCAAGCAGCTGACCGAGCAGGCGCTCCTCACGGTGACCGCACTGCTGGTCGTCGCGGTCGTGGGGCTGCCGCTCGGACTGTGGCTGGGGCACCGAGGACGCGGCGGGACGTTCGCGATCAACGTCTCCAACGTCGGTCGAGCGATCCCCGTGTTCGCCGTGCTCGCGCTGCTGTCCCTCGGTCCGGTCGGGACGGCCGTCCTCGGGCCGTACGGGCGTGCCGGCATGGCGACGCTGATCGCGCTGGTGCTGTTCGGGCTGCCCCCGGTGATCACCAACGCGTACGTGGGGGTGCGCGAGGTTGACCCCGAGGTGGTGGAGGCCGCGCGCGGCACCGGGATGAGCGAGTGGCAGGTGTTCCGTACCGTCGAGCTGCCGCTGGCTGCGCGGCTGGTCGCGAACGGTGTACGCCTCGCGGTCGTCCAGCTGTGGGCGACGGCCACCATCGCAGCCCTGGTCGCGGGACCGGGGCTCGGCAACACCATCACGTACGGGTTCAGCAACAACACGTACAGGTACGTCATCGGCGGGGCGATCCTCGTCGCGCTGGGTGCCCTCGTCCTCGAGGGGATCGCCGCGCTCGTCGAGCGGGCGGTCGACCCGATGCGCCGTGTCAGAGGTTCCGGCGATGATGGTCTGGTCCAGACACCGCAGATCACGACACCGTAG
- a CDS encoding ABC transporter permease: MSLAVGATSSVLLAADPPCYARSVNAWVCPEYVERYAPELVDATIQHLMLTVASVALGLVLAVALALVARSRPRMRSLLMGSTTIVYTIPSLAMFSLLAQATGLSPTTVIVGLGLYSLAILVRNVLAGLDAVPAEVVEAATGLGYGRLRLLTRVEAPLAVPIVMAGLRVATVSTVAMVTLGTIVAYGGLGNMLANGIDDSFKAQVFTTSVLCVVLAVLLDLLLVAFTRLVTPWTRGVAT, translated from the coding sequence GTGAGCCTAGCCGTCGGCGCGACCTCGTCCGTACTCCTCGCGGCCGACCCACCGTGCTACGCACGCAGCGTCAACGCATGGGTGTGCCCGGAGTACGTGGAGCGCTATGCGCCGGAGCTGGTCGACGCGACGATCCAGCACCTCATGCTGACCGTGGCGTCGGTGGCGCTCGGGCTCGTGCTCGCCGTCGCACTCGCACTGGTGGCACGCAGCCGGCCGAGGATGCGCTCGCTGCTCATGGGGAGCACCACGATCGTCTACACGATCCCGTCGCTGGCGATGTTCTCGCTGCTCGCGCAGGCGACCGGGCTGAGTCCGACCACGGTGATCGTGGGCCTCGGCCTCTACTCGCTCGCGATCCTCGTCCGCAACGTCCTTGCCGGTCTCGACGCAGTGCCCGCCGAGGTGGTCGAGGCGGCGACAGGGCTCGGGTACGGGCGCCTACGGCTGCTGACCCGCGTCGAGGCGCCCCTCGCGGTGCCGATCGTCATGGCAGGCCTGCGGGTCGCCACGGTCTCGACGGTGGCGATGGTGACGCTCGGCACGATCGTCGCGTACGGAGGCCTCGGCAACATGCTCGCCAACGGGATCGACGACAGCTTCAAGGCGCAGGTCTTCACGACGAGCGTGCTGTGCGTCGTCCTCGCCGTGCTCCTCGACCTGCTCCTGGTGGCCTTCACCCGCCTGGTCACTCCCTGGACGAGGGGGGTGGCGACATGA